The DNA window ATAAGTCGTATCTCTGCAGCCAGACAAAAGCACTCCTCCTCCTTTTAACGGTTATCGGGATAACTCCCCTTTCAAATTCCTCCTTAGCAATTTCGAGAGGATCGGTTTTGTCGGTTTCGATTAAAACGGGAGCGCCCATAGCTATTTGTAAAGCCCTCGCTCCGATAATTCTTGCCTTTTCGAACCTCGTGTATTCAAACGGAAACAGCTTTTTCACGAATCTCCCCCCAAATTAAAGGGAAATGGGGCCGCCGAGATTTGAACTCGGGTCACGGCGCCCCGAACGCCGCAGGATATCCAGGCTACCCTACGGCCCCTCCTCTTCGAAGCTTATAACTCCTCTATACCTCGCCAGCTCCTCAACAACCGATTTGTGGGTGAAGAACATCCTCCTGCAACAATACCTCTCGATGCCGAGAGAGTCTAAAGCCTCCCTCGGCGACTTACCTTCGGAAAGCAGCCTCTTATACTCCTCCCACTTATGAGCTATTACGGCTCCGCAGGTGAAGCACCTTACGGGAAACATTAAAAGGTCACCTGTAAGAAGTTTGCCTCCTCTTTCTCGCTCCTCTTCCTCCCTGCTTCTTCGGCTCCTTTCTCCTCGTGTCGTT is part of the Ferroglobus placidus DSM 10642 genome and encodes:
- a CDS encoding DNA-directed RNA polymerase subunit K; the protein is MKKLFPFEYTRFEKARIIGARALQIAMGAPVLIETDKTDPLEIAKEEFERGVIPITVKRRRSAFVWLQRYDLF
- a CDS encoding DNA-directed RNA polymerase subunit N, which produces MFPVRCFTCGAVIAHKWEEYKRLLSEGKSPREALDSLGIERYCCRRMFFTHKSVVEELARYRGVISFEEEGP